In Rutidosis leptorrhynchoides isolate AG116_Rl617_1_P2 chromosome 2, CSIRO_AGI_Rlap_v1, whole genome shotgun sequence, one genomic interval encodes:
- the LOC139889913 gene encoding uncharacterized protein: MSEHIEHLRMALEVVRQHTLFAKMTKCVFATSKVEYLRHVISAQGVSTDPIRDDASRVGIGAALQQRGHPIAFMSKALSQRHQALSTYNREFIGSPFHHQDISHKSHTSIGTKVVHTSSKKWLPKLIRFDYDIVYKKGSENGVANTLYRFQGNATLLKIQVSSIAGDLCLPPSQGKCVIFVVVDSLSKYANFMSLAHPFTASTVAQCFFDNIYKLHGLPKVIVSDRDKVFLSTFHKELFKCMQGKLHLSTAYHPQTNGQTEVANRCLESYLRFITSDQPKCWSKWLTLAEYWYNTNYHSPIQTTPYEAVYGQPHPLPIVYTTKDSRVEAIDRSPTARENAIAILKFHLKRAQDRMKN, from the exons ATGAGTGAGCACATTGAACATTTGAGAATGGCATTAGAGGTTGTGAGACAACACACTTTGTTTGCTAAAATGACAAAGTGTGTATTTGCTACTTCAAAAGTGGAGTATTTGAGGCATGTTATTTCTGCACAGGGTGTTTCAACAGATCCAATTAGGGATG ATGCATCCAGGGTGGGAATTGGAGCAGCATTACAACAAAGAGGTCACCCTATTGCTTTCATGAGTAAAGCTCTATCACAAAGGCACCAAGCACTATCCACCTATAATAGAGAATTTATTGGATCACCTTTTCATCATCAAGATATATCACATAAGTCGCATACATCTATTGGAACAAAGGTTGTCCACACCAGCTCAAAAAAATGGCTACCAAAACTAATTAGGTTTGATTATGACATTGTGTACAAAAAGGGTAGTGAAAATGGAGTGGCAAATACACTTTATAGATTCCAGGGGAATGCTACATTGTTGAAAATTCAAGTTTCAAGTATTGCTGGTGACCTAT GCTTACCGCCCTCACAGGGTAAATGTGTCATCTTTGTGGTTGTTGACAGTTTAAGTAAATATGCCAATTTCATGTCACTAGCTCATCCATTCACAGCTTCTACAGTAGCTCAATGTTTCTTTGATAACATTTATAAGCTACACGGACTCCCAAAAGTGATAGTCAGTGACAGAGATAAAGTGTTTTTAAGTACTTTTCATAAGGAGTTATTCAAATGCATGCAGGGGAAGTTACACTTATCTACTGCATACCATCCCCAGACAAATGGTCAAACAGAGGTGGCGAATAGGTGTTTAGAAAGTTATTTGAGGTTCATAACAAGTGATCAGCCTAAATGTTGGTCAAAATGGCTAACTTTGGCAGAATATTGGTACAACACTAATTACCACTCTCCCATTCAAACAACACCTTATGAAGCTGTCTATGGTCAACCACATCCTCTACCTATTGTTTACACTACGAAAGATAGTAGGGTGGAAGCTATTGATCGATCACCAACTGCTAGAGAAAATGCAATTGCTATTCTTAAGTTTCATCTCAAAAGAGCCCAAGATAGAATGAAGAATTAA